CCTGATCCTGGATCGTGTTTAGATGTCGTTTTGTAATACTGAAAGTATACGATTGTATTACAGGAGTAAAATCTATTTGATTTTACCATATTCGACTCTGGCTTCCCATATCATTTTGGCAATTCTCTTTCCCAAATCCAGCTGCCGGGTCTTGATCAGGGCTTCCGCTGCCTCGCGGTTGCCGTCCTGCTTCAACAATGTGGCAGATTCCAGGTCTCTGAGATAGTTCTCGAATTCCCGGATCAGTTTGGAAAGATTGAGAGTTTCCAGCTCCAGCGGCACTCTCACGGATTTAACTTTTCTGCTCATTGTTTCTGCTTAACCTGCTTTGTTTTAGGGCATTCTTCTCCTATACGAGACAAATGTCAATACATTTGTAATACAAAATGAAATAATGATTATGACAATGTTTAAACTAAATACTCATCTAATAAATGACGAAAATAGTTTTTAATTAATGTTGAAATATAATACAAATGTAATACAAATAAGCGTCAGAAAAGATTTCAAATAAGTTTCAAAAAGTAAAAAACATTTAATTTTAGTCTGCTGGTAGGGAGTGGTCTAAGCTTATTCGAACCTGAAGGACTGGACTTCGGGCTCGGTGGCGGAGACAAAAGCCGGAAAAATGAACAAAGCAATGGCCGGGGCGTAAAGCAGGGGGCTGAAAAATCCGCAGACAACAATAGTCGTTAGCAAACCGCCCATCATGTTGGATGGGAAGCGTTTGTATAGTGAGGTGCCTGCTGCTGCGGCAAGACAGGGGCCGGCCAGCCCCCACGCGGTTAAGAGATGCAGCCAGAATGGGAGCACGTGGAAAAGATAGATGCCTGATCCGGTCCAGATCTGCTGCTGTCCATGCCAGATGGTCCAGAGTGAGGCCGGGACATTGAGCGGCAGGGGGATGCTTAAGGGAAAGCCGCTGATGAGCAGTTCCGGATTGTTGGCGAAAAGCTCAAGGATGGAAAACCAGAGCCAGTAAGACGGCAGATCATACCTGTTCATGAAGGTCATTTCCTGAACCTCAAGGGACAGGTAATTGAAAATGAGCATGGCAAGAATGAGCAGGAATTTTTTTAATCCGCCCTTGGGTCCTGAAATGAGCAGGATTAGTACAGATCCGAGAATGGCATCCCTTCCCAGAGAGCAGAATATGCCGGAGAGAATGAGCAGCCGGGAGAAATTATTCTCCTCCGGATTATGCAGTGTGGCGCATAGTCCGGCCAGCAGAATGGGGCCGGTGGTAATCTGCATGCCGAACAGAGACGGTATTGCAGGCTGTTGCAACAGGAAAAAACGGCAGCCGAATTCCAGACAGATAAATAAGGCCAGCCAATTGGCCCAGAAGGATATCTGTTTCGGGCTGGGCGGGGGGTAAAGGTCCAGCCAGAGCATGGTTGCCAGCAGGAAGATCAGCGGCTTGCTTTCCATGAGCAGGGGCAGCTGATCCAGCAGGTGGCTGGCGTAGGGTGTGAAGTTGTTGAATGAAATCCAGGTGATGAGCAGGGCGGGTATTCCGGCCTTGAGCCAAAGCGGGAGGACGAGATTATTTTCGCCGCGCAGAATTTCCATGAGCAGTCCCAGCACTGCCAGTCCGGTAGCCAGAATCTCAGCCAGATTATCGGGCGCACCATATCCGCTCAAACTGAAGGCTGCGAGGGTCAGCGGCAGTCCCAGTCCGAAAAGGGCAAGCGGGAACTCCGAGGCGGTGAGGGCTTTATTGTCTGAGCTCATTGGCAAAGGTGTTACATGGATATGTCCGGGATTAGAAGGCCTGCAGTAAAAAAAAGTTACTATCGGGCGGAAAACCGCAGGATCAGCCGATTCAAATAATTGAATGGAAAAGCCACCGGTTTGGGGATTCCTTTTCTTTTGACCATCAATATATCCAGAACATGGGCGGTGGGATAGTTGTAGCCGAGGAAATTAACGCACCCGGCACAATAGGTGACCATGGGAACCCCGGTCCGGTGGGCTTCGGTGATCCGTTTGCGGGACCAGTTTTTGGCATATATCTTATTGTAAAACTGGGTTGCCCCGCCCTCTCCGCAGCACAGGGTTTTGGTGCGGTTGTGCTTCATTTCCACCACCCGTACCCCTACGGCTTTGAGCAGGGCGCGTACGTCCTTGTGCATTTCAGTTTCATAGCGGGTTACGCAGGGATCGTGGACAGTCACTTCCTTGAGCTTGGGTCTGACCGGGGTGAAATTCAAGTATTTCAGTTTACGGTAAATGGAAACGATCTCAAGCTTGGTGTTGAATTCTTTAAAGGTCACATGACAATTGGGGCAGGCGGTGAGTATCTTTTTCACCCCCTTGCGCTCCAAATGGTGGACCAGCGTGGAAAGTCTCTCTTCGTGTCTGCTTTTCAGGCCGAGCATCTTTGAAGGCTTGGAGCAGCAGTTGAGAACCAGTCCCATGAGCGGGTCATTACGTTTCAGAATTTTATAGGTGATTCTTGTGGAATCGGGATGCATGGCCGGGAGGGTGCAGCCCGGAAAGAATACGGTTGTACAGCCGTCGGGAATGAATTCACCTTTAAATGGAAAGCGTCTGCCCAGTTTCTCATATTTAAGCAGGGGGGAGTGTTGTTCAAGTTTGAACAGCCCGTTGGCCTGCGCGTGGTTGCGCAGTTCCTTGAACATGCGTTCCGGCTGTGCTGCAACGGGGCAGACTGCTGAGCACAGCCCGCAGGTGGAACAGTCGTACGACCTGATGGACAGGTTGTCGACATCGTCATCGGAGGCAAGCCCTTTCAGGGCAATGGAAACCGGGGAACCGCTTTCAGCCAGAAAGCGGCACAGGGTCATGCATTTACCGCAGTCAATGCATTCGTCAGCGGTGTGTTGCAGTTCTTTTCGCAGCAGTTTTGATACAGGCATAGTTGCGCTTGCCGTCCCGGCCTGCCGCACTCATGGTGCTGATTACGACAGAAGCTGGCAGCCCCAAATTTTAACCCGCTTGTTGACGTATTCAGTGCATTTCCCCTTAATGCGAACTTTAACGCCCGGCTTGAGGTTGCTGACAACCGGAATCTGGTCTTCGGTAAAATGACAGATCACTTCGGCGGTAAAATTGGAAATCCCTTTGAGTCCCACATGCAGATCGCCGAAACCCTTTGCAGAAACATCTACTATTTCCCCGGAAATTTCAATAACTTCGTTCTGGTACTTGCCGCTGGCCATGGTGTTGTTTTCGACAAAATCAATGTAGAGCTTGTAGGAGCCCACATGCAGCTTGGATTGAGCCAGTTTTACTTCATTGGCAATGCGCGCATGCCATGCCCCGAGGGTTTCTTTCTTGTGGGGAGCTACATTTTGGTGGGCGGTCGGCCCGAGTTTGACAGTTTTCTGCAGATCCACCCGGTTGTTCAGGCTTCCGTTTGAGTCAAAGACATCGGCAACGACTTTTCCGTCCATTGAAATGTATATTTTAGCCCTGAGCCTTCCCATGGGGTCCGTTAAGTGAAATTCTTCCGCCTTGACGATGTTGGGCATTTCTTCCCTCCTTGAACTGCAGAAATACGGTTATGTAAGAATATACAATTAAACGGTTCATCGGGTAAAAAAGCAAGGGATATTACAAGTAAATTTTTCCATGCGGACGATAAGTGTTTGTGATTTTCCAAAAAGTTGATATGAGTCTTCACTTGACTTGGGCAGATAAAAGCTTTAACAGACAACCCCTTTCTTTACGCAATTAGCTTAAGTCTCGAAAAGGTGGAGCTTTTAAGATTTTTGCGCGTAAAAATGCTTAGCCGGCGGAGTAAGAGAATTGTTCGACAGCCTATCAGATAGACTTTCCGAAGCCTTTAAGAATTTCAAAGGGCAGGGACGGTTGGATGAGAAAAACATCCAGGCCGGTCTGCGCGAAGTGCGCCTTGCCCTTCTCGAAGCGGACGTAAACTACAAGGTCGTTAAAGATTTTGTGGAAAAGGTAAAGGAGCGCGCTCTCGGGCAGGAGGTCCAGAAATCCCTTTCTCCCGGACAGCAGGTAATCAAGGTCGTTAACGACGAGCTTACCGAGCTGCTCGGTGGCGAGCAGGAAGGACTTTCGCTCACCAAGGGCAAGCTTTCCAAAATAATGATGGTCGGCCTTCAGGGGTCCGGTAAGACCACTTCTTCAGCCAAGATTGCCTTGTATCTGCGGCGTAAGAAGTTCAAGCCCTACCTTGTCCCTGCCGACGTCTACCGTCCCGCTGCGATTGATCAGCTTCATGTGCTGGCCAAGCAGCTGGATATGCCGGCCTACCCGTCCACTACGGAAATGAACCCCGTGGACATCTGCCGTGACGCTATGGTCAAGGCGGAAGAAGCCGGATGTGATGTTCTGCTTTTCGATACAGCCGGGCGTCTGCATATTGATGAACCCCTGATGGAGGAACTTGCTTCCATCAAGGAAGAATGCACCCCGGATGAAATCCTTTTCGTGGCGGATGCGATGACAGGGCAGGACGCTGTCAACGTAGCCTCCACCTTTGACGACAAACTTGATGTTACCGGTGTCGTCCTTACCAAAATGGATGGTGATGCCCGAGGCGGTGCGGCGCTCTCCATCAAATCAGTTACCGGTAAGTCAGTTAAGTTTGTCGGTATGGGTGAGAAGCTCAACGAGCTCGAACTCTTCTACCCGGACAGGGCCGCTTCAAGAATTCTCGGCATGGGGGATGTCCTTTCCCTGATCGAGAAAGCCCAGTCGGTGATGGATGAGGGAGAAGCTGAAGAGCTGACCGAGAAATTCCGCAAGGCAAAGTTTGATCTTGAGGATTTCCGCACCCAGATGCGCAGAATGAAGAAGATCGGTTCCATGGGGTCGATCATGAAAATGATCCCCGGACTCGGCGGGCTGACCAAGCAGCTCGGCGATATGGAGATCCCGGACAAGGAACTGAACAGGATAGAAGCCATCATCTCGTCCATGACCATGGAAGAGCGCAGGCAGCCCAAACTTATCAATCCCAGCCGCAGGCAGAGGATTGCCAAGGGTTCCGGCGTCAAGCTCGAAGAGGTCAATCAGATGCTCAAGAATTTTGAGCAGATGAGCAAGATGATGAAGAAAATGATGGGCGGAAAAGGTGGAAAGGGCAAAATGCCCAAGATGCCTAATATGCCCGGAATGCCCGGACTTGGTGGCGGTGCAGGAATGCCGGGAATGCCCGGTATGGAAGGGCTCGAAGGTATGGAAGGAATGGGCGGAATGGTCCAGCCGACCAAGGCCAAGAGCAAAAAGACCCTTCAGGCCCGCAAAAAGAAAAAGCTTAAAAAGCAGGCCCGCAAGAAAAAGAAGAAATAGGTTTTTGTGGGCATTTGCTTGCAATTTATTAACGAACCACTTAATTTAAGATTATATGGGGGAAAGTAGACAATGGCTATTAAACTCAGACTGACCCGTATGGGCTCCAAAAAACGCCCTTTTTACAGAATCGTAGCAATCAACAGCGAAACCAGACGTGACGGTCGTCCTCTGGACTTCTGCGGTTATTACAACCCCATGGTTGAGCCTGTTGAAGTGAAAATTGACAAGGAAAAAGTAGAGAAGTGGCTTGAGAGAGGCGCTGAGCCCAGCGATACCGTAAAATCTCTCCTCAAAGCTAATTCCTAGGGTTCGTATCTCGCCAGGTTCGAATTCTTCTTCACTACTCACGGTACACACTCGAAATCAGAAGCGGAGGTTGTTGGCATGTTGAAGGATTTAGTAGAGTACATCGCGAAATCGCTTGTTGACAATCCGGATGAAGTAGTTGTCACCGAGATCGAAGGGGAGCAGACTTCCGTAATCGAACTCAAGGTCGCTAAAGAAGACCTCGGTAAGGTTATCGGTAAGCAGGGCCGCACCGCGCGTGCCATGAGAACCCTGCTCGGTGCTGCATCAACCAAGGTGAGAAAACGCTCTGTTCTGGAAATTCTGGAATAGAAGCTAAACGA
This sequence is a window from Desulfovibrio sp. JC010. Protein-coding genes within it:
- the rpsP gene encoding 30S ribosomal protein S16, translating into MAIKLRLTRMGSKKRPFYRIVAINSETRRDGRPLDFCGYYNPMVEPVEVKIDKEKVEKWLERGAEPSDTVKSLLKANS
- a CDS encoding KH domain-containing protein codes for the protein MLKDLVEYIAKSLVDNPDEVVVTEIEGEQTSVIELKVAKEDLGKVIGKQGRTARAMRTLLGAASTKVRKRSVLEILE
- a CDS encoding (Fe-S)-binding protein is translated as MPVSKLLRKELQHTADECIDCGKCMTLCRFLAESGSPVSIALKGLASDDDVDNLSIRSYDCSTCGLCSAVCPVAAQPERMFKELRNHAQANGLFKLEQHSPLLKYEKLGRRFPFKGEFIPDGCTTVFFPGCTLPAMHPDSTRITYKILKRNDPLMGLVLNCCSKPSKMLGLKSRHEERLSTLVHHLERKGVKKILTACPNCHVTFKEFNTKLEIVSIYRKLKYLNFTPVRPKLKEVTVHDPCVTRYETEMHKDVRALLKAVGVRVVEMKHNRTKTLCCGEGGATQFYNKIYAKNWSRKRITEAHRTGVPMVTYCAGCVNFLGYNYPTAHVLDILMVKRKGIPKPVAFPFNYLNRLILRFSAR
- the ffh gene encoding signal recognition particle protein produces the protein MFDSLSDRLSEAFKNFKGQGRLDEKNIQAGLREVRLALLEADVNYKVVKDFVEKVKERALGQEVQKSLSPGQQVIKVVNDELTELLGGEQEGLSLTKGKLSKIMMVGLQGSGKTTSSAKIALYLRRKKFKPYLVPADVYRPAAIDQLHVLAKQLDMPAYPSTTEMNPVDICRDAMVKAEEAGCDVLLFDTAGRLHIDEPLMEELASIKEECTPDEILFVADAMTGQDAVNVASTFDDKLDVTGVVLTKMDGDARGGAALSIKSVTGKSVKFVGMGEKLNELELFYPDRAASRILGMGDVLSLIEKAQSVMDEGEAEELTEKFRKAKFDLEDFRTQMRRMKKIGSMGSIMKMIPGLGGLTKQLGDMEIPDKELNRIEAIISSMTMEERRQPKLINPSRRQRIAKGSGVKLEEVNQMLKNFEQMSKMMKKMMGGKGGKGKMPKMPNMPGMPGLGGGAGMPGMPGMEGLEGMEGMGGMVQPTKAKSKKTLQARKKKKLKKQARKKKKK